Proteins co-encoded in one Corylus avellana chromosome ca9, CavTom2PMs-1.0 genomic window:
- the LOC132161981 gene encoding cytochrome P450 CYP94D108-like, which produces MAMELLSFQSFLFFFLLSLYVYLRFNTSPKKPINGNGFKVYPLLGTLPEFLMNRHRFLDWTTEILTNTATNTAVFRRPGKLQGVITANPSNVEHMLKTNFENYPKGERFIAHLEDFLGRGIFNSDGELWKVQRKTASHEFNTKSLRSFVMQNVTVEIDARLVPILERASETARVLDLQDILERFAFDNVCKLAFDVDPGCLGGDGTAGADFMRAFENAATLSSGRFMYAIPILGKLKRFLNVGSERKLKEAIRTVHEFADEMIRSRRKQKTEKEEDLLSRFMAKEENSPEFLRDIVISFILAGRDTTSSALSWFFWLLSSKPEAERNILTELENIRVRNGKNTSDAFSFDELREMHYLHAAISEAMRLYPPVPVDSKACLKDDIMPDGTFVGKGWLVTYHTYAMGRMESIWGKNCREFLPERWMENGVCRQESPFRFPVFHGGPRFCLGKDMAYIQMKSIVASVIERFEIEVVEKKEKGLQHLLSLTLRINGGLPVKLRKRCVDATPAN; this is translated from the exons ATGGCTATGGAGCTCTTGTCTTTCCAatccttcctcttcttctttcttctttctctctatgTCTACCTCCGTTTTAACACTTCCCCAAAGAAACCCATCAACGGCAACGGCTTCAAAGTCTACCCTCTACTCGGAACACTACCGGAGTTCTTGATGAACCGGCACCGTTTCCTTGACTGGACAACCGAAATTCTCACCAACACCGCCACTAACACCGCCGTATTCCGGCGTCCCGGGAAGCTCCAGGGCGTCATCACCGCCAACCCGTCCAACGTTGAGCACATGCTGAAGACCAACTTCGAGAACTACCCCAAAGGCGAGCGGTTCATAGCGCATCTCGAAGACTTTCTCGGCCGAGGAATCTTCAACTCCGACGGGGAGCTCTGGAAGGTCCAAAGAAAGACCGCCAGCCACGAGTTCAACACCAAGTCGCTCCGGAGCTTTGTCATGCAAAACGTCACCGTTGAGATCGACGCGAGACTGGTTCCCATTTTGGAAAGAGCGTCGGAGACGGCGCGCGTGTTGGATTTGCAGGACATCCTGGAGCGCTTCGCGTTTGACAACGTTTGCAAATTGGCTTTCGACGTCGACCCGGGTTGTCTTGGCGGTGACGGCACCGCTGGGGCCGACTTCATGCGGGCTTTCGAGAACGCCGCCACGCTTAGCTCCGGGAGATTCATGTACGCCATCCCCATTCTGGGAAAGCTTAAAAg GTTTCTCAACGTTGGATCAGAGCGAAAGCTAAAAGAAGCAATCAGAACCGTCCACGAATTCGCGGATGAGATGATACGGTCTAGAAGGaaacaaaagacagaaaaagaagaagacctGCTGTCCCGGTTTATGGCAAAGGAAGAAAACTCGCCCGAATTTCTCCGAGATATCGTGATAAGCTTCATTCTTGCTGGACGGGACACGACCTCGTCGGCTTTGAGCTGGTTCTTTTGGCTCTTATCGTCGAAACCGGAGGCGGAGCGAAACATATTGACGGAGCTGGAAAACATCCGAGTCCGTAACGGGAAAAATACGAGCGATGCATTTAGTTTTGACGAGCTCCGAGAGATGCATTATCTGCATGCGGCGATATCGGAAGCGATGAGGCTGTACCCGCCGGTACCGGTGGATAGCAAAGCGTGCCTGAAGGACGATATAATGCCGGACGGGACGTTTGTGGGGAAGGGTTGGCTTGTGACGTATCACACGTATGCGATGGGGAGAATGGAGAGCATCTGGGGGAAGAATTGCCGGGAGTTTTTGCCGGAAAGATGGATGGAAAACGGAGTGTGTAGGCAGGAGAGCCCGTTTCGGTTTCCGGTTTTCCATGGCGGGCCGAGATTTTGCCTGGGAAAAGACATGGCGTATATTCAGATGAAGTCGATTGTAGCTTCAGTGATAGAGAGGTTTGAGATTGAGGTGgtggagaagaaggagaagggcCTACAGCATTTGTTGTCGTTGACTTTGAGGATCAATGGTGGGTTACCCGTGAAGCTGAGGAAGAGATGTGTCGATGCCACACCCGCAAATTAA